A genomic stretch from Candidatus Manganitrophaceae bacterium includes:
- the prmC gene encoding peptide chain release factor N(5)-glutamine methyltransferase, with amino-acid sequence MALTVTMNVSGLLQRGTADLKAHGIPSPRLEAETLLCSVMSCKRIDFYIDPDKSCSERQESLFGEFVRRRSGHEPLQYITGRVDFSGLSLVVRPGVFIPRPETELIVEAVCTFTLFPKRILDLCTGSGALAVALALRLPSSKITATDVSARALSNARLNIERHQCAHRVRLLKGDLFQVFQGETRSRERETALAKFDLIVCNPPYIPEEECSQLQPEVRDYEPHAALFAPEKGRAFYRCILQEASTFLLPGGHLLFELGMGQADWFEDHVKQENRFQVRFISDMAGIDRVAVCSRRPVGKTGLGLTESGVSSG; translated from the coding sequence ATGGCTCTGACAGTGACAATGAATGTATCAGGGCTCTTACAAAGAGGGACGGCTGATCTGAAAGCCCATGGAATTCCCTCCCCTCGCCTGGAGGCAGAAACCCTGCTCTGTTCGGTGATGTCCTGTAAGCGGATTGATTTCTATATCGATCCGGATAAAAGTTGTTCAGAGCGGCAGGAGAGCCTTTTTGGTGAATTTGTCCGGCGGCGCTCAGGGCACGAACCGCTTCAGTATATTACTGGAAGAGTTGATTTTTCCGGTTTATCCCTCGTTGTCCGGCCCGGGGTGTTTATTCCCCGTCCAGAGACGGAACTCATTGTCGAAGCGGTTTGTACGTTCACACTGTTTCCGAAACGTATTCTTGATCTTTGCACCGGAAGCGGGGCGCTTGCCGTGGCTCTGGCCTTGCGTCTCCCGTCTTCAAAAATCACGGCGACCGATGTTTCGGCGCGCGCCCTGAGCAATGCCCGATTGAATATTGAGCGTCATCAATGTGCACATCGCGTCCGCCTGTTGAAGGGGGATCTTTTCCAGGTTTTTCAGGGTGAGACCCGATCTCGGGAAAGAGAGACTGCTCTAGCGAAATTTGATCTGATTGTTTGTAACCCACCTTATATTCCAGAAGAAGAGTGTTCACAGCTTCAGCCTGAGGTGCGGGATTACGAACCGCATGCCGCTCTTTTTGCGCCGGAAAAGGGGAGGGCCTTCTACCGGTGCATTCTTCAGGAGGCCTCCACATTCCTGTTGCCCGGAGGGCATCTTTTATTTGAGCTTGGGATGGGTCAGGCCGATTGGTTTGAAGACCATGTCAAACAAGAGAACCGCTTTCAGGTGCGTTTTATTTCCGACATGGCCGGGATTGACCGGGTGGCGGTCTGTTCCCGGAGGCCTGTTGGAAAAACAGGCTTGGGATTAACTGAGTCAGGGGTTTCAAGTGGATAA
- a CDS encoding response regulator, with product MPQTVLLADDNIAVQKLVEMTLQNEGYDVVTSDNGLSALDLALKETPGLILADYSLEGLDVVSFVRKTRQRERLSNVPIVLLVNSTDHYDLSELESVGVQAFIEKPIDSKSLVEEVNKRIAASVQSEVVSDTSSSVKEDNLSEEEMKIEELLGWTSSDSQSQETEEKAVSADEAGPSAEPQGDSMADLASEPSLSENSLEETQYFQPPPIPEDLEEEKVPEANAQSMDEIHCLQQLQDEPFLSSVLSQMESEVEEARSSEGETQQDSGNIIQDAVDNVLGENFPDRVKSSLTPEAITAIIEKVVWDVVPALAEIEIKKEMKRLQADEG from the coding sequence ATGCCGCAAACAGTTTTGTTGGCAGATGATAATATTGCAGTTCAAAAGTTGGTCGAAATGACCCTTCAAAATGAGGGTTACGATGTTGTTACCAGTGACAATGGTCTTTCCGCTCTTGATCTGGCCTTAAAAGAGACCCCAGGGCTTATCCTGGCGGATTACAGTCTGGAAGGATTGGATGTTGTTTCCTTTGTCAGGAAGACCAGGCAGAGGGAGCGTCTAAGCAATGTTCCGATTGTCTTGTTGGTGAATTCGACCGATCATTATGATCTTTCTGAGCTTGAATCTGTTGGAGTCCAGGCCTTTATAGAAAAGCCCATTGATTCAAAATCTCTTGTTGAAGAGGTTAATAAGCGGATTGCCGCCTCCGTGCAGTCTGAAGTCGTCTCGGATACTTCGTCCTCCGTAAAAGAGGACAATCTTTCCGAAGAAGAGATGAAAATTGAAGAACTCCTTGGGTGGACCAGCTCTGATAGCCAGAGCCAGGAGACGGAAGAGAAGGCCGTATCCGCGGACGAGGCCGGGCCGTCCGCAGAGCCGCAAGGAGACAGCATGGCAGATCTGGCCTCGGAACCGTCCCTCTCCGAAAATTCTCTTGAAGAAACCCAGTACTTTCAGCCGCCTCCCATTCCTGAGGATCTTGAAGAAGAGAAGGTCCCGGAAGCCAACGCTCAATCTATGGATGAAATACATTGCCTTCAACAGCTCCAGGATGAACCCTTCCTTTCGTCAGTCTTGTCTCAGATGGAATCCGAGGTTGAGGAAGCGCGTTCGTCAGAGGGTGAGACTCAACAAGACTCAGGGAATATTATTCAGGACGCCGTTGACAATGTTTTGGGGGAGAATTTTCCCGACAGGGTCAAATCGTCTCTCACCCCGGAAGCCATTACGGCAATCATCGAGAAAGTGGTGTGGGATGTCGTTCCTGCCCTTGCTGAAATTGAGATTAAGAAAGAGATGAAGCGCCTTCAGGCGGATGAGGGCTAA
- a CDS encoding arsenate reductase family protein — translation MLTFYHYKRCSTCVKAKKSLISRGRCLKEIDITTTPPSARILAALIKKSGRPYTDFLNRSGVQYRDRNMKEKVKSLNEAEVIRLMALDGRLIKRPIVTDGNKVTVGFKEAEYEQAW, via the coding sequence ATGCTTACTTTTTATCATTACAAGCGGTGCAGTACCTGTGTGAAGGCGAAGAAATCCCTGATCTCTCGTGGACGCTGCTTGAAAGAGATTGACATTACGACCACGCCTCCTTCGGCCCGGATACTCGCCGCCCTGATAAAGAAGAGCGGTCGTCCTTACACGGACTTTCTCAATCGGAGCGGGGTTCAATATCGGGACCGGAACATGAAGGAGAAGGTAAAGTCCCTCAATGAGGCCGAAGTGATTCGCCTCATGGCATTGGATGGGAGATTGATTAAACGCCCGATCGTCACGGATGGGAACAAGGTGACGGTTGGTTTTAAAGAAGCGGAATATGAGCAGGCGTGGTGA
- the prfA gene encoding peptide chain release factor 1 yields MVVANENFLFEKLEEISKEYDVLTRKLSDPVILAQATERTRFSKARAEYEEIIHLYEAYKSLLNQISDLEEVRHDKEAEAELRAMAEEEWSDSQEKRAEMERALKLLLLPKDPMDDRNLFLEIRAGTGGEEAALFVSNLLRMYTKYAEKYRWKVEIITSSETGIGGLKEVILSVAGKGAYRLLKFESGVHRVQRVPATEASGRVHTSTITVAVVPEAEEVDIHIEQKDLRIDTYCSSGPGGQSVNTTYSAVRITHIPTGLVVTCQDERSQLKNRGKAMRVLRSRLLEAEREKQEEQASKERKSQVGTGGRSEKVRTYNFKENRVTDHRVNLSLYQLDQVLEGEIDPFIKALTAQAEERKLQDLHATS; encoded by the coding sequence ATGGTTGTCGCGAATGAAAATTTTCTCTTTGAGAAGCTTGAAGAGATATCAAAAGAGTATGATGTTCTTACGCGAAAACTATCGGATCCGGTCATCCTGGCGCAGGCGACGGAGCGGACCCGGTTTTCCAAAGCGCGGGCTGAATATGAGGAGATCATCCATCTTTATGAAGCCTATAAATCCCTCCTGAACCAGATATCCGATCTTGAAGAAGTGCGTCACGATAAGGAAGCCGAGGCGGAGTTGCGAGCGATGGCCGAGGAGGAGTGGAGCGATTCCCAGGAAAAAAGGGCCGAGATGGAAAGGGCCTTAAAACTGCTTCTCCTGCCCAAAGACCCTATGGATGACCGAAATCTTTTTTTGGAAATCCGGGCGGGGACCGGGGGGGAAGAGGCGGCCTTGTTTGTGTCGAACCTTCTCCGAATGTATACCAAGTATGCCGAGAAGTATCGTTGGAAGGTCGAGATCATCACCTCCAGTGAAACGGGAATTGGCGGCCTCAAGGAGGTGATTCTTTCAGTCGCCGGAAAGGGCGCCTATCGCCTACTGAAGTTTGAAAGCGGTGTCCACCGTGTTCAAAGGGTCCCTGCGACGGAGGCGAGCGGGCGGGTTCATACCTCTACGATTACGGTTGCCGTGGTTCCTGAAGCGGAGGAGGTTGATATCCACATTGAACAGAAAGACCTTCGAATTGATACCTACTGCTCTTCCGGTCCCGGGGGGCAGAGTGTGAATACGACCTATTCCGCAGTTCGCATTACGCATATCCCGACCGGCCTTGTTGTGACTTGCCAGGATGAGCGCTCTCAATTGAAAAACCGGGGCAAGGCCATGCGGGTCCTCCGTTCACGGCTCTTGGAGGCTGAACGCGAGAAGCAGGAGGAACAAGCTTCGAAAGAGCGAAAGTCTCAGGTTGGAACTGGAGGACGGAGTGAAAAGGTAAGGACTTACAATTTTAAAGAGAATAGGGTAACGGACCACAGGGTGAATCTTTCACTCTATCAACTTGATCAGGTTCTCGAAGGGGAAATCGATCCCTTCATCAAGGCCTTAACCGCCCAAGCGGAGGAGAGAAAACTGCAAGATCTGCACGCGACATCATAA
- the murA gene encoding UDP-N-acetylglucosamine 1-carboxyvinyltransferase: MDKIIIQGGKPLIGELEVSGAKNAALPILAATLLSGDEHLLKGVPGVVDVSTIQRLLRKMGAQIEEQDGVLSVRIQKIENCEAPYQWVKTMRAAILVLGPLLARGGEAHVSLPGGCAIGARPIQLHLSALEKMGAEVKIEHGIIHAKSSRLKGANIYFDISTVTGTENIMMAATLAEGTTVLENSACEPEIIDLAHFLIACGAKISGAGTDRITIEGVESLTGASYRIMPDRIEAGTFMIAAAITKGDLAIRFCRPETLVSVIDKLRTAGAIVTEEGEMLRVKGGEIHAVDIKTLPYPGLPTDMQAQFMALMSLSDGLSVITETIFEQRFNHVAELRRMGAEIRLEGNHAVIRGVKSLSGAPVMASDLRASASLVLAGLVAQGETEILRIYHLDRGYHRIEEKLSKVGASIRRVKGSG, translated from the coding sequence GTGGATAAAATCATCATTCAGGGCGGTAAGCCTTTGATCGGAGAGCTTGAGGTCAGCGGGGCCAAGAATGCTGCCCTTCCGATATTGGCGGCGACCCTGCTCTCGGGGGATGAGCACCTTCTAAAAGGGGTTCCCGGGGTCGTGGACGTCTCTACGATTCAGAGGCTTCTGAGAAAGATGGGGGCTCAGATTGAAGAACAGGACGGTGTCCTTTCTGTCCGGATTCAGAAGATTGAGAATTGCGAAGCCCCTTATCAATGGGTCAAAACAATGCGTGCCGCGATCCTGGTACTCGGTCCTCTCCTGGCCCGGGGCGGGGAGGCCCATGTCTCTCTTCCGGGAGGATGTGCGATTGGCGCGAGGCCGATACAACTCCACTTGTCCGCCCTTGAAAAAATGGGGGCCGAGGTGAAGATAGAGCATGGAATCATCCATGCGAAGTCGTCCAGGTTGAAAGGCGCCAACATTTATTTCGATATCTCAACGGTAACGGGCACTGAAAATATCATGATGGCCGCGACCCTGGCGGAGGGAACGACGGTTCTTGAAAACTCGGCCTGTGAGCCTGAGATTATTGATCTCGCCCACTTCCTGATTGCCTGCGGGGCGAAGATTTCGGGCGCGGGAACAGACCGGATAACAATAGAGGGCGTTGAATCCCTGACCGGGGCCTCCTACCGCATTATGCCGGACCGGATCGAAGCGGGGACCTTCATGATTGCGGCCGCCATCACAAAAGGGGACCTGGCCATTCGTTTTTGCCGTCCTGAGACCCTGGTGAGTGTGATTGATAAATTACGCACAGCCGGGGCGATCGTGACAGAGGAGGGGGAAATGCTTCGCGTTAAGGGCGGGGAGATCCACGCGGTCGATATTAAAACCCTCCCCTATCCAGGTCTGCCTACCGATATGCAGGCCCAGTTTATGGCCTTGATGAGTCTCTCGGATGGATTATCTGTAATTACGGAAACGATTTTTGAGCAGCGCTTTAATCATGTTGCGGAACTACGACGCATGGGGGCCGAGATTCGCCTGGAGGGGAACCATGCCGTGATTCGAGGGGTTAAGTCCCTTTCGGGGGCGCCGGTGATGGCCTCGGATTTACGTGCCAGCGCCTCATTGGTCTTGGCAGGTCTGGTGGCGCAGGGTGAGACGGAGATCCTCCGGATCTATCATCTCGACCGGGGATATCACCGGATTGAAGAGAAACTTTCAAAGGTGGGCGCCTCAATCCGCCGTGTAAAAGGATCAGGATAG
- a CDS encoding ATP phosphoribosyltransferase: protein MEEMLVIALPKGRLLDPSIHLLKGLGILPKGLTESSRRLIHDAEKKGVRVLLVRAVDVATYVEYGAADMGIAGKDLLLEQMRDVYEPVDLVYGSCKVVLAQPEPKEKGLASAQVEKASHQTKLRIATKYPNITERYFSEKGMPIEIVKLYGSIELAPLVGLADQIVDLSSSGETLRAHNLTVVEELVQCSARLIVNRASLRLKYPRIQNMIDSIKKAVKS, encoded by the coding sequence ATGGAAGAAATGCTGGTCATCGCGCTCCCCAAGGGAAGACTTCTTGACCCCTCCATTCACCTTTTGAAGGGATTGGGAATTTTGCCGAAGGGATTGACCGAATCAAGCCGAAGGTTAATCCATGACGCTGAGAAGAAAGGGGTGAGGGTCCTTCTCGTCCGTGCCGTCGATGTTGCGACTTATGTTGAATACGGTGCGGCCGATATGGGGATTGCGGGAAAAGATCTCTTGCTGGAACAGATGCGGGATGTCTATGAACCCGTCGATCTGGTCTACGGATCGTGCAAGGTGGTGCTGGCCCAACCTGAACCGAAAGAAAAGGGACTGGCCTCTGCACAGGTGGAAAAGGCAAGTCACCAGACCAAGCTGCGCATTGCAACAAAATATCCGAATATTACAGAGCGTTATTTTTCGGAAAAAGGAATGCCTATTGAGATTGTAAAACTTTATGGTTCTATAGAGCTGGCCCCTCTGGTTGGACTGGCCGATCAGATCGTCGATCTTTCATCGAGCGGTGAAACCCTGAGGGCGCACAATCTGACGGTGGTCGAAGAACTGGTTCAATGCAGCGCGCGGCTTATCGTGAACCGAGCGAGCCTGAGATTGAAATATCCCAGGATTCAGAACATGATTGACAGCATCAAGAAGGCCGTAAAATCATGA
- the hisH gene encoding imidazole glycerol phosphate synthase subunit HisH gives MVIVDYGMGNLRSVQKGFERVGVKAMISRDPNLVSEATHLVVPGVGGFKDCMGNLEAHGLLEPIREAINADLPYLGICLGLQILFSEGTEFGSHPGMGVIPGRVLRFPGTELKIPHMGWNQIQVAKESPVLEGIPEGSFFYFVHSYYGLPDEAGWVATMTDYGAQFPSAVSRGRLFACQFHPEKSQGIGMRLLSNFARLN, from the coding sequence ATGGTCATTGTCGACTACGGGATGGGAAATCTCCGAAGTGTTCAAAAGGGTTTTGAGCGTGTGGGGGTGAAAGCCATGATTAGCCGGGACCCGAACCTCGTTTCCGAGGCAACGCACTTGGTCGTTCCGGGGGTCGGGGGTTTTAAGGATTGCATGGGAAATCTTGAGGCACACGGTCTCTTGGAGCCGATTCGTGAGGCCATCAACGCGGACTTGCCCTATCTCGGAATTTGTCTTGGACTTCAGATCCTTTTTTCAGAAGGGACGGAGTTTGGTTCGCATCCCGGCATGGGGGTTATTCCGGGGAGGGTGCTTCGATTTCCCGGGACAGAATTAAAGATTCCTCACATGGGGTGGAATCAGATTCAGGTGGCAAAAGAGAGTCCGGTTCTGGAGGGGATCCCTGAGGGGTCCTTTTTTTATTTCGTGCACTCTTACTATGGGCTTCCGGATGAGGCCGGCTGGGTGGCGACGATGACCGATTATGGGGCGCAATTTCCCTCCGCGGTTTCGCGGGGCCGCCTCTTTGCCTGTCAGTTTCACCCTGAAAAGAGCCAGGGCATCGGCATGAGGCTCCTCTCAAATTTTGCGAGATTAAATTGA
- a CDS encoding response regulator transcription factor, which produces MNEPIKKSILIVDDEPSVLLSLKALLQEKYDLTSSEHADEALSILNRGKKFDLLILDYRLSDMDGLTLFKKIRQDDRVTPILFMSAYGTKELLIKMLEVRAHAFIDKPWDNLDLEKKISRLLGLNPFEMVHRSLKIDMNSLSIKIHRAVQYIDRHFNSPALSLEKVSQAVSLHPKYLSASFKEECGVGFHDYLTEVRINRAINLLKDPHRIIKQVSGEVGFSDQSYFSKVFQNKVGSSPSSYRRQG; this is translated from the coding sequence ATGAATGAACCGATAAAAAAATCCATCCTTATTGTGGATGACGAACCCTCTGTGCTCCTTTCACTCAAGGCGCTCCTTCAAGAAAAATATGACTTGACCTCGAGCGAACACGCGGATGAAGCGCTTTCCATCCTCAATCGAGGGAAGAAATTTGATCTCCTTATTTTAGACTATCGCCTCTCCGACATGGACGGACTCACACTCTTCAAAAAGATCAGGCAGGATGACCGGGTCACACCGATTCTCTTTATGAGCGCTTATGGAACAAAAGAGCTTTTGATCAAGATGCTTGAGGTACGGGCACATGCCTTCATCGATAAACCATGGGATAACCTTGACTTGGAAAAAAAGATCAGCCGCCTCCTTGGGCTAAATCCTTTCGAGATGGTGCATCGTAGCCTTAAGATCGATATGAATTCACTTTCGATCAAGATCCATCGTGCCGTCCAATATATCGATCGGCATTTCAATTCTCCCGCGCTTTCTCTTGAAAAGGTCAGCCAGGCGGTCTCCCTCCACCCAAAATACCTTTCCGCCTCATTTAAAGAGGAATGCGGAGTTGGTTTTCATGATTATCTCACAGAGGTCCGAATCAACCGCGCAATTAACCTTCTCAAAGACCCGCATCGCATTATTAAACAAGTCAGCGGTGAGGTCGGATTTTCCGACCAAAGTTATTTCAGCAAGGTCTTTCAAAACAAGGTTGGCAGTTCCCCTTCCTCTTACAGGAGGCAAGGCTAA
- a CDS encoding EVE domain-containing protein, producing the protein MRNERVSLRKQCWLMKSEPGDFSIDDFLSSRSTCWSGVRNYQARNYMRDEMQLGDGVFFYQSNAKQIGIVGRAKVIKMGYADYTAWDPRDIHYDPNSSAEKPIWFMVDIEIVKACGTIITLKRLKSIAALKHMGVVQRGNRLSVQPVSPAAWETILKLPEWD; encoded by the coding sequence ATGAGGAACGAACGGGTGTCACTTCGGAAGCAATGCTGGCTTATGAAATCGGAGCCAGGCGACTTTTCAATTGATGATTTCTTATCATCCAGGTCGACCTGTTGGTCTGGCGTCCGTAATTACCAGGCGCGGAACTACATGCGGGATGAGATGCAGCTTGGAGACGGAGTGTTCTTCTATCAGAGCAATGCGAAGCAGATCGGTATTGTCGGCAGAGCCAAGGTTATTAAAATGGGCTATGCGGATTATACCGCATGGGATCCCAGAGACATACACTATGATCCCAATAGCTCTGCTGAAAAACCGATCTGGTTCATGGTGGACATTGAAATCGTGAAAGCCTGCGGAACGATTATTACACTGAAGCGGCTAAAATCGATCGCCGCATTAAAACATATGGGAGTTGTTCAGCGAGGGAATCGCCTTTCTGTACAACCGGTCTCTCCTGCGGCATGGGAGACTATTTTGAAACTTCCTGAATGGGACTAG
- the hisD gene encoding histidinol dehydrogenase encodes MKTLRIDDRRFRSVYKKIVNRLVVGEGPLEETVRAIMSDVRKQGDRAVCRYTETFDRLKLRPSGMRVKPKEIQQAYREADPKVVESLRYATDRITRFHKKQVKKGWSIKEGGVYLAQRVHPIERVGLYVPGGKASYPSTVLMNAIPALVAGVPKLIICSPTPEGVINPYLLIAADLVGLDEIYRIGGVQAIGAMTYGTKTIPKVDKIVGPGNQYVAAAKRLVYGTVDIDMIAGPSELLIIADADANPAYVASDLLSQAEHDEEAVVIFLAASEKLVKKVEAEMAVQLAVLPKKKIATASLRRHGVCFIVPDLEEAIRMSNEIAPEHLSLFLDAPFDWLDKIVHAGSVFLGEMTPQALGDYIAGPNHVLPTGGTARFFSPLSVDDFVKKSSVISYSRRALEKNGHHLVRIAEVEGLEAHANMVKIRMNNNA; translated from the coding sequence ATGAAGACCCTTCGTATTGACGATCGGCGTTTCCGATCAGTTTACAAAAAGATTGTGAATCGGCTTGTCGTGGGGGAGGGTCCCCTGGAGGAGACCGTCCGGGCGATCATGTCGGATGTCCGAAAGCAGGGAGACCGGGCCGTGTGTCGATATACCGAGACCTTCGACCGCCTCAAACTGAGACCTTCCGGTATGCGCGTAAAGCCCAAGGAGATTCAGCAGGCCTATCGAGAGGCTGATCCGAAGGTTGTTGAAAGTCTTCGGTATGCCACGGACCGGATCACGCGTTTCCATAAAAAACAGGTAAAAAAGGGCTGGTCGATTAAGGAAGGCGGGGTTTACCTGGCTCAACGGGTTCATCCGATTGAGCGGGTGGGTCTTTACGTCCCCGGAGGAAAGGCCTCTTATCCTTCAACGGTCCTGATGAATGCGATCCCCGCCCTTGTGGCCGGTGTACCGAAATTGATCATCTGCTCACCCACACCTGAGGGCGTGATCAATCCCTACCTCCTTATCGCGGCCGACCTGGTTGGGCTTGACGAAATCTACCGCATTGGAGGGGTCCAGGCGATCGGCGCGATGACCTATGGGACAAAGACCATCCCGAAGGTGGACAAGATTGTCGGTCCGGGAAATCAATATGTTGCCGCTGCGAAGCGGCTGGTTTATGGAACGGTGGATATCGACATGATTGCCGGTCCGAGCGAACTTTTGATTATTGCCGATGCGGATGCCAATCCGGCCTATGTCGCTTCGGATCTTTTATCGCAGGCGGAGCATGACGAAGAGGCCGTCGTGATCTTTCTGGCCGCCTCGGAAAAGCTGGTGAAAAAGGTTGAGGCAGAAATGGCGGTTCAGCTTGCAGTCCTTCCTAAAAAGAAAATCGCCACGGCCTCTCTGCGCCGGCATGGGGTGTGCTTCATTGTCCCGGATCTGGAAGAGGCGATCCGGATGTCAAATGAGATTGCCCCGGAACACCTCTCTCTCTTTTTGGACGCCCCCTTTGACTGGCTTGATAAAATTGTTCATGCTGGTTCTGTCTTTCTTGGGGAGATGACCCCGCAGGCCCTGGGAGATTACATCGCCGGTCCGAACCACGTGCTTCCAACTGGGGGGACTGCACGTTTTTTCTCACCCCTTTCTGTAGATGATTTTGTGAAAAAAAGCAGCGTGATCTCGTATAGTCGACGAGCTCTGGAGAAAAACGGCCATCATCTGGTCCGGATTGCCGAGGTCGAAGGCCTGGAGGCCCATGCCAACATGGTGAAGATAAGGATGAATAACAATGCGTAA
- the rpmE gene encoding 50S ribosomal protein L31, which yields MKKDIHPKYQELSISCACGAVMNTKSTQSAIRLDICSSCHPFFTGTQKIVDTEGRVERFKKKYQKFAKK from the coding sequence ATGAAAAAAGACATTCACCCGAAGTACCAGGAATTGAGCATCAGCTGTGCCTGCGGTGCAGTAATGAATACAAAGTCTACGCAGAGTGCGATTCGCTTGGACATCTGTTCGTCGTGTCACCCCTTTTTTACAGGGACGCAGAAGATTGTCGATACCGAAGGGCGGGTCGAACGATTCAAAAAGAAGTATCAGAAGTTCGCAAAGAAGTAG
- a CDS encoding transcription termination factor Rho has protein sequence MNLTELKEKSISKLFDVAKELRVEGASNLRKQELIFAILQAQADKNGTIYGEGVLETLPDGFGFLRSPDYNYVPGPDDIYISPSQIRRFSLRTGDIVSGQIRPPKETERYFALLKVEKINHEEPEASRNKIFFDNLTPLYPMEKLNLEYSAGDTSTRVIELVTPIGKGQRGLIVASPRTGKTVLLQSIAKAIMKNHPEVILIVLLIDERPEEVTDMLREVKGEVVSSTFDEPPQRHVQVAEMVLEKAKRLVEHKRDVVILLDSVTRLARAFNTVVPSSGKVLSGGLDSNALQRPKRFFGSARNVEDGGSLTIIATALVETGSRMDDVIFEEFKGTGNMELHLDRKLADRRIFPAIDITMSGTRKEELLVEKEDLNKMWVLRKVLSPLSTIESMEFLIDKLRGTKSNKEFLESMSK, from the coding sequence ATGAATCTTACTGAATTAAAAGAAAAAAGCATCTCCAAACTCTTTGATGTTGCGAAAGAGTTGAGAGTTGAAGGGGCGAGCAATCTGAGGAAGCAGGAACTGATCTTTGCGATACTCCAGGCCCAGGCGGACAAGAACGGGACAATTTATGGTGAAGGTGTCCTTGAAACCCTCCCTGATGGTTTCGGTTTCCTCCGCTCTCCTGATTATAATTATGTGCCTGGCCCGGATGATATCTATATCTCTCCTTCCCAAATCAGACGATTTAGCCTTCGGACTGGTGATATTGTCTCCGGCCAGATACGTCCCCCAAAAGAGACCGAACGGTACTTCGCGTTGTTAAAGGTTGAAAAGATTAATCATGAAGAACCTGAGGCCTCCCGAAACAAGATCTTTTTTGATAACCTGACGCCTCTCTACCCGATGGAGAAACTGAATCTTGAATACAGCGCGGGAGATACTTCGACACGGGTCATCGAGTTGGTTACGCCGATCGGAAAGGGACAGCGTGGCTTGATCGTCGCCTCCCCGCGCACCGGTAAGACGGTGCTCCTCCAGTCGATTGCGAAAGCGATCATGAAAAATCACCCTGAGGTGATATTGATTGTCCTGCTGATCGATGAACGTCCCGAAGAGGTGACCGACATGCTGAGGGAGGTGAAAGGGGAGGTGGTTAGTTCGACCTTTGATGAGCCGCCGCAGCGACATGTCCAAGTGGCTGAGATGGTTCTGGAAAAGGCAAAACGTCTTGTGGAGCATAAGCGGGATGTGGTCATACTCCTGGATTCCGTCACCCGCCTGGCCCGTGCTTTTAATACGGTGGTGCCTTCGAGCGGAAAGGTCCTGTCCGGTGGGCTTGATTCAAATGCCCTGCAGCGACCAAAGCGGTTTTTTGGTTCTGCAAGGAATGTTGAAGATGGCGGGAGTTTGACGATCATTGCCACGGCCCTGGTTGAAACCGGAAGCCGGATGGATGATGTGATCTTTGAAGAATTCAAAGGAACAGGCAATATGGAACTTCATCTGGACCGAAAACTGGCGGACCGGAGGATCTTCCCCGCGATCGACATTACCATGTCCGGAACCCGTAAAGAGGAGCTGCTCGTCGAGAAGGAGGATCTGAACAAGATGTGGGTCCTTCGCAAGGTCTTGAGCCCGCTCTCGACGATTGAATCGATGGAGTTCCTGATTGATAAGCTTCGAGGAACCAAGTCCAATAAGGAGTTTCTGGAGTCGATGAGCAAGTAG
- the hisB gene encoding imidazoleglycerol-phosphate dehydratase HisB, which translates to MRKARVARRTKETDISIQVNLDGAGLYQVKTPFPFMDHMLSAFSKHGFFDLNVKAEGDTEIDDHHTMEDIGIVMGEVLSKAVGKKEGIRRFGHAVIPLDEALAQVTVDLSGRPYLVYEVRMPRKRIKAFDVEMIEHFFRSLVDQSRMNLHIRLISGKDPHHILEAIFKGFGRALDQATQIDPRVRGVASTKGKL; encoded by the coding sequence ATGCGTAAGGCCAGGGTTGCGAGACGGACAAAAGAGACGGATATCTCTATACAGGTGAACCTAGATGGGGCAGGCCTTTATCAGGTGAAGACCCCGTTTCCTTTTATGGATCACATGCTTTCGGCCTTCTCTAAGCATGGTTTCTTCGATCTTAATGTAAAAGCCGAAGGGGATACTGAGATTGATGATCATCATACGATGGAAGATATCGGGATTGTTATGGGAGAGGTTCTTTCCAAGGCCGTGGGCAAGAAAGAAGGTATTCGCCGGTTCGGACACGCGGTGATCCCCCTGGACGAGGCCCTGGCGCAGGTGACGGTGGATCTCTCAGGGCGTCCTTATCTTGTCTATGAGGTCCGAATGCCCCGCAAACGAATCAAGGCCTTTGATGTGGAGATGATTGAGCATTTCTTTCGCTCCCTGGTGGATCAGAGCCGGATGAATCTCCACATCCGTCTCATTTCCGGAAAAGATCCTCACCATATTCTGGAGGCGATCTTCAAAGGATTCGGTCGGGCGCTTGATCAGGCGACGCAAATTGATCCCCGCGTCAGAGGAGTTGCGTCGACCAAGGGCAAGCTGTGA